One Defluviitoga tunisiensis genomic window carries:
- a CDS encoding carbohydrate ABC transporter permease: protein MKKNEESKILDIIMIIFSILWLIPVLWMIDTAIKPTPEIFTTPPKWLPEKFTLQHIKDVINNWPFGTWLLNSIIVSGLSTLFSLFLSILAAYSFSRIEWKGRDVIFIILLASMLIPWQINAVPLYFLMNNLNLLNKLIAVILPITAMPISVFLLRQFFIGLPSELEDAARIDGCNRMDILFRIIVPISGPALAALAIYMFIFSWNEYFWSLIALQRIGKFTLPIGLNMLQGAYDIEYGLLMAAAFLASIPVMIVFALLRKQIIKGMSWSGVTK, encoded by the coding sequence TTGAAGAAAAACGAAGAATCCAAAATCTTGGATATAATAATGATAATATTTTCCATATTATGGTTGATTCCTGTATTATGGATGATTGATACAGCGATAAAACCGACACCTGAAATTTTTACAACCCCTCCAAAATGGCTCCCTGAAAAATTTACTTTACAACATATTAAAGATGTGATCAACAATTGGCCATTTGGTACATGGTTATTGAACAGTATAATAGTCTCAGGATTATCTACTTTATTTTCACTTTTTTTATCAATTCTTGCTGCTTATTCTTTTTCAAGAATTGAGTGGAAAGGTCGAGATGTGATTTTTATTATCTTACTGGCGAGTATGTTAATCCCTTGGCAAATTAATGCTGTCCCTTTGTACTTTCTAATGAATAATTTAAACCTTTTAAACAAATTAATTGCAGTTATTTTACCAATTACCGCCATGCCAATAAGCGTTTTTTTACTACGTCAATTTTTTATAGGATTACCTAGTGAATTAGAGGACGCAGCAAGAATTGACGGATGCAATAGGATGGATATACTTTTTCGCATTATAGTTCCGATTTCCGGACCTGCTCTTGCAGCTTTAGCAATATACATGTTCATTTTTAGCTGGAACGAATATTTTTGGAGTTTGATAGCACTTCAAAGAATTGGTAAATTTACTCTTCCTATTGGATTAAATATGTTGCAAGGTGCATATGATATAGAATATGGATTGCTTATGGCAGCTGCTTTTTTAGCTTCTATCCCTGTAATGATAGTTTTTGCATTATTAAGAAAACAAATTATAAAAGGAATGAGTTGGTCAGGAGTTACCAAATAA
- a CDS encoding L-fucose/L-arabinose isomerase family protein yields MKKRKVGIITFSDGRDFVHEETLEMNKKFEDRLVKALERTNEIEVVRASDIVNKPSKAKKAGKEMMKAEVEMTIFNYSIWCWPHLSVIASLYAPGPYLIYGQINPKYPGMVGMLAAAGALEQIGIFPERVWGEPEDPEVMKRLLKFVRGASAAHRLKGERYGMFGGRPMGMYTASANGDQWMKEFGIDVEQIDQYALVLKAEKVPTEKKRKAREWLERYATVQYDGKRLTPAILEKQIGLYYAALEIIKEEELDFVGFKGQPEMTNNYATMDIAEAFLNDPYDFDGPKEPIVAATETDMDGALTMEIFKHIAQTPVLFADVRHYFKEEKLLDLANSGQHATYFAGKSNNPEENLKNVIIHPEDFYFPAGGGAVKHFAAPGRVTLARLARQDGEYVMTIVPAEFVELSDKEKKRLSEQVQIEWPHAYAKLDTTIDTYLEYYPCNHIHGVYGNYIEELVHFCKVKGIAFQILD; encoded by the coding sequence ATGAAAAAAAGAAAAGTTGGTATAATCACATTTTCAGATGGAAGAGATTTTGTTCATGAAGAGACTTTAGAAATGAACAAGAAGTTCGAAGACAGATTGGTAAAAGCTTTAGAAAGAACTAATGAAATTGAAGTTGTTAGGGCTTCGGATATAGTAAATAAACCCTCTAAAGCTAAAAAAGCTGGAAAAGAAATGATGAAGGCTGAAGTTGAAATGACAATCTTCAATTATTCTATATGGTGTTGGCCACATTTAAGTGTAATTGCTTCTCTTTATGCGCCTGGTCCATATTTGATATACGGACAAATCAATCCAAAATATCCTGGAATGGTAGGTATGCTCGCAGCTGCTGGAGCTTTAGAACAAATTGGAATTTTTCCTGAAAGGGTATGGGGAGAGCCTGAAGATCCCGAAGTTATGAAAAGATTACTTAAGTTCGTTAGAGGAGCTAGTGCTGCCCATAGATTAAAAGGTGAAAGATATGGCATGTTTGGAGGAAGACCTATGGGAATGTACACAGCATCAGCAAATGGAGATCAATGGATGAAAGAATTTGGAATAGATGTTGAGCAAATTGATCAATATGCTTTAGTTTTAAAAGCAGAAAAAGTTCCAACTGAAAAGAAAAGGAAAGCAAGAGAGTGGCTTGAAAGATATGCTACCGTTCAATATGATGGAAAAAGGCTAACTCCTGCGATTTTAGAAAAACAGATAGGATTGTATTATGCTGCATTAGAAATAATTAAAGAAGAAGAACTTGACTTTGTTGGATTCAAAGGCCAACCAGAAATGACAAACAATTACGCAACAATGGACATTGCCGAAGCATTTTTAAACGATCCTTATGATTTTGATGGCCCAAAAGAACCTATAGTAGCTGCAACCGAAACCGATATGGACGGTGCATTGACTATGGAAATATTCAAACATATAGCACAAACCCCAGTTCTTTTTGCTGATGTCAGACATTATTTCAAAGAAGAGAAATTGCTTGACCTTGCAAATTCTGGACAGCATGCAACTTATTTTGCAGGGAAATCAAACAATCCGGAAGAAAACTTGAAAAATGTAATTATACATCCTGAAGATTTTTATTTTCCAGCTGGAGGAGGAGCAGTTAAACATTTTGCAGCTCCAGGAAGGGTTACACTTGCGAGACTTGCTAGACAAGACGGAGAGTATGTCATGACTATAGTTCCTGCTGAATTTGTAGAATTAAGTGACAAAGAAAAGAAAAGGCTTAGTGAACAAGTACAAATTGAATGGCCTCATGCATATGCCAAATTAGACACAACAATAGATACTTATCTTGAGTATTATCCATGTAACCATATACACGGAGTTTATGGAAATTATATTGAAGAATTAGTACATTTTTGTAAAGTTAAAGGTATAGCATTTCAAATTTTAGATTAA
- a CDS encoding carbohydrate ABC transporter permease yields MKKAVRDQWSGMLFALPFMIIWGVFTLWPVISGFIISLHNWDPLRGSEFIGFGNYKYLFSSQRFWNAFVNTFEFALIMIPMTLILALLFAFYLYFSKGKAKAFVESALFFPYLLNVSIISLIWKWLFDPDFGLITESLKMIGITNPPQFLNNPIWVIPAIALASSWWLMGYRMTIFRAALESQPVEIVEAATIDGANKRQIMFKILFPLIRPQFLFTTVLTVISGFDVLGQVMIMTEGGPGRSSEVLALLLYKEAFSYFRMGRAAAIGFILFVIIFIFTLIALRFMGKDVQQ; encoded by the coding sequence TTGAAAAAAGCTGTTAGAGATCAATGGAGTGGAATGCTTTTTGCTCTTCCATTTATGATAATATGGGGTGTTTTTACATTATGGCCAGTCATTTCTGGTTTCATTATTAGTTTACATAACTGGGATCCGCTGCGAGGATCCGAATTTATTGGCTTCGGTAATTATAAATATTTATTTAGTAGTCAAAGATTTTGGAATGCTTTTGTAAATACTTTTGAGTTTGCACTTATCATGATTCCAATGACCCTAATATTAGCTTTGTTATTTGCATTTTACTTGTATTTTTCTAAAGGAAAAGCAAAGGCTTTTGTTGAAAGCGCCCTTTTCTTCCCATATCTTTTGAATGTCTCTATAATAAGTCTTATTTGGAAATGGCTCTTTGATCCTGATTTTGGACTTATCACTGAATCTTTAAAAATGATCGGAATAACAAACCCCCCTCAGTTTTTAAATAACCCAATTTGGGTAATCCCAGCAATTGCTCTAGCTAGTTCATGGTGGTTAATGGGGTATAGAATGACTATTTTTAGAGCAGCCTTAGAAAGCCAACCCGTCGAAATTGTAGAAGCTGCAACTATAGATGGAGCTAACAAGCGTCAAATCATGTTTAAAATACTATTTCCACTTATTAGACCACAATTTCTTTTCACCACTGTATTAACAGTAATATCAGGTTTTGATGTACTAGGACAAGTTATGATAATGACTGAAGGAGGTCCTGGAAGGTCTTCAGAAGTACTTGCTTTATTGTTATATAAAGAAGCTTTCTCCTATTTTAGAATGGGAAGAGCAGCGGCTATTGGTTTTATACTTTTTGTAATAATATTTATTTTTACACTTATAGCTTTAAGATTTATGGGAAAGGACGTTCAACAATAA
- the dapA gene encoding 4-hydroxy-tetrahydrodipicolinate synthase: protein MNLEGIITALVTPFDEKGKIVESSLRKLCKFQLNKQVNGLLILGTTGEGISLNLEERKLVAEIVVDELKGKLPIMVHVGSSNINEVFSLAKHAVDIGADSITSITPYFFKMSDKEIFDFYLELSKNVPNDYPVYLYNFPTATGNDITPEVIKKLIEETNNILGIKYSSDNMMRIQEYLKLQNPNFKVFTGADQLFYPMLCLGCDGLVSGNANIFPELFVTVFKSFKKNDHKTAKLFHQYGNEIAKLFKYGNIPAIKAGMKLREIDGGYVRRPFRNLCEEEKNKLQKEFSLIFDQILNLKPLE, encoded by the coding sequence ATGAATTTAGAAGGTATAATTACCGCTCTAGTAACGCCTTTTGACGAAAAAGGAAAGATTGTTGAATCTAGTTTAAGAAAATTGTGTAAGTTTCAATTAAACAAGCAAGTGAATGGTTTGTTAATCTTAGGAACGACTGGAGAAGGAATATCGCTTAATTTAGAAGAAAGAAAATTAGTGGCTGAAATTGTAGTTGATGAATTAAAAGGTAAGTTACCTATAATGGTCCATGTAGGAAGTAGCAATATAAATGAAGTATTTTCTCTAGCAAAACATGCTGTTGATATTGGAGCTGATTCAATTACTTCTATAACCCCTTATTTCTTTAAAATGAGCGATAAAGAGATTTTTGATTTTTACCTAGAACTATCAAAAAACGTACCAAATGATTATCCTGTATACTTATACAACTTTCCAACAGCCACTGGAAATGATATTACTCCTGAAGTAATTAAAAAATTAATTGAAGAAACAAATAATATATTAGGGATTAAATATAGTTCTGATAATATGATGAGAATTCAAGAATATTTGAAACTGCAAAATCCAAATTTTAAAGTATTTACTGGTGCTGATCAACTTTTCTACCCTATGTTATGCTTAGGATGTGATGGCCTAGTCTCGGGCAATGCAAACATTTTTCCAGAATTATTTGTTACTGTATTTAAATCTTTCAAAAAAAATGACCATAAAACTGCAAAACTTTTTCACCAATATGGAAACGAAATTGCTAAACTATTTAAATATGGTAATATACCTGCTATAAAAGCTGGGATGAAATTGAGAGAGATTGATGGTGGATATGTAAGAAGACCTTTTAGAAATTTGTGTGAAGAGGAAAAAAACAAATTACAAAAAGAGTTTTCATTAATTTTTGATCAAATTCTTAATTTAAAACCTTTAGAATAA
- a CDS encoding ABC transporter substrate-binding protein, translated as MRFKKLLLVSLLMLMLSFSFAAEKTTLYYTTLFHSGDAQAMEKIVQRINQESDDIFVVLVQGAWENYYAQLINQVVAGNAPQVGVVHSNMFPSMRDALTPLNASSAGNLLEKSGFKREDFLTDVWDSSTFDDLHYGIPLDTHMWAMWYNKDIFVKAGLDPDKPPTNAEELKYAAEKIKDAGYYAVHFAEDGVARKLMRAWYILYWQQGGELFDENYSKATFNNEKGIKALQYLVDSVQKWGWNTKGTDGFKQFASGQLGILFAGNWYYYSAEEAKINYGVAKVPTIFDKPATWGNSHNLVIPKQAANNPQMYEQAIELIRRITDLSYMWGMFGGHIPAYNNSRTSSELLNAPVWEKSLNVFSQMAEEGYLHYPPNHVKAAELEDAIQVYVQQAYNGTITPSEALKRAEAECNRILSEN; from the coding sequence ATGAGATTCAAAAAGTTGTTGTTGGTTAGTTTGTTAATGTTAATGCTGTCTTTTTCATTTGCAGCTGAAAAAACTACTCTATATTACACTACTCTATTTCATAGTGGAGATGCACAAGCTATGGAAAAGATCGTCCAAAGAATCAATCAAGAGTCTGATGACATTTTTGTAGTTTTGGTTCAAGGTGCATGGGAAAATTATTATGCCCAACTGATAAATCAAGTTGTTGCTGGAAATGCTCCTCAAGTTGGAGTTGTTCACTCAAACATGTTTCCTTCTATGAGAGATGCTTTAACACCTTTGAATGCATCTTCTGCTGGAAACTTACTTGAAAAGTCCGGATTCAAAAGAGAAGACTTTTTGACAGACGTATGGGATTCTTCAACTTTTGATGATTTACATTACGGAATTCCTTTAGACACACATATGTGGGCAATGTGGTATAACAAGGATATTTTTGTAAAAGCAGGACTTGATCCAGATAAACCACCAACTAATGCAGAAGAACTTAAATATGCTGCTGAAAAAATAAAAGATGCCGGATACTATGCTGTACATTTCGCAGAAGATGGTGTAGCGAGAAAGTTAATGAGAGCTTGGTACATTTTATACTGGCAGCAAGGTGGAGAATTATTTGATGAAAATTACTCAAAAGCTACTTTCAATAATGAAAAAGGCATAAAAGCTCTTCAATATTTAGTAGACAGCGTTCAAAAATGGGGTTGGAATACTAAAGGTACAGATGGTTTTAAACAATTTGCTTCAGGTCAGTTGGGTATATTGTTTGCTGGAAATTGGTATTACTACTCTGCTGAGGAAGCAAAAATCAATTATGGAGTTGCAAAAGTACCAACAATTTTTGACAAACCAGCAACTTGGGGTAATAGTCATAATCTTGTAATTCCAAAACAAGCTGCAAACAACCCACAAATGTATGAACAAGCTATCGAATTAATAAGAAGAATTACTGACTTAAGTTACATGTGGGGAATGTTTGGTGGTCATATACCCGCTTACAATAACTCAAGAACATCTTCAGAACTATTAAATGCCCCTGTTTGGGAAAAAAGTCTAAATGTATTTAGTCAGATGGCTGAAGAGGGTTACCTACACTATCCACCAAATCATGTTAAAGCAGCGGAGTTAGAAGATGCCATACAAGTATATGTTCAACAAGCGTATAATGGAACTATCACTCCTTCAGAAGCCCTAAAAAGAGCGGAAGCCGAATGTAATAGAATTCTGTCTGAAAATTAG
- a CDS encoding exo-alpha-sialidase, translated as MKIINKSFVFDKIPSKPSSHSVSLCKINDNEIIAFWFAGSWEGEKDVDILSSRYDINADKWDTPKLFIHDPSRSLGNTAPVLFEKTFRVYYCAMEGKDWTESSLWYTDSYDQGYSWKKPKPFSLQGENLLFGTKILKLSDNRFIFPMYNEKLWISTPYITNNISSNKWEKIGEIKTEKGNIQQDMVEMNGQIFSLLRTRDGFIYKTLYNFENKKWSTTISINIPNPNSRLALEKTRDLLICCCNPLGLNKENLTHDPRKLSDIEEGFWGKREKLSIFVSSDGGNTWNEEIILEESQDKEYSYPWIQIIDETKIMIAYTYERQKIAYAIIEI; from the coding sequence ATGAAAATTATTAATAAATCCTTTGTTTTTGATAAAATTCCATCTAAACCTAGTTCACATTCTGTGAGTTTGTGTAAAATTAATGACAACGAAATAATTGCTTTCTGGTTTGCTGGTTCTTGGGAAGGAGAAAAAGATGTAGATATTTTATCATCAAGATATGATATTAATGCGGACAAATGGGATACCCCTAAGTTGTTCATTCATGATCCTTCACGATCTCTAGGCAATACAGCACCAGTTTTATTTGAAAAAACGTTTAGGGTATATTATTGTGCAATGGAGGGTAAAGATTGGACAGAATCATCTTTATGGTATACTGACTCATATGATCAAGGGTATTCTTGGAAAAAACCAAAGCCTTTTTCTCTTCAAGGAGAAAATCTTTTGTTTGGAACTAAAATTCTTAAATTGAGTGATAACAGGTTTATCTTTCCAATGTATAATGAAAAACTATGGATAAGTACTCCATACATCACCAATAATATCTCTTCAAACAAATGGGAAAAAATTGGAGAAATAAAAACTGAAAAAGGTAATATTCAACAAGACATGGTTGAAATGAATGGCCAGATCTTCTCTTTACTAAGAACTCGCGATGGTTTTATCTATAAAACCCTATACAATTTTGAAAATAAAAAATGGAGTACAACTATTTCTATTAACATACCAAATCCCAATTCAAGACTTGCTTTAGAAAAAACAAGAGATTTACTAATTTGCTGTTGTAATCCATTAGGACTCAATAAAGAAAACCTCACTCATGATCCTAGAAAATTATCTGATATTGAAGAAGGTTTTTGGGGAAAAAGAGAAAAGCTTTCTATTTTTGTGTCAAGCGACGGAGGAAACACCTGGAACGAAGAAATAATTTTAGAAGAAAGTCAAGATAAAGAATACTCTTATCCATGGATTCAGATAATTGATGAAACAAAAATAATGATTGCATATACGTATGAAAGGCAAAAAATTGCCTATGCAATAATCGAAATCTAA